From Candidatus Desulfatibia profunda, the proteins below share one genomic window:
- a CDS encoding CBS domain-containing protein, with protein MLKVKDIMTTELITVLPETEVLQAAKLLLENRINGVPVVDKAGKLVGILCQSDLIAQQKRLPIPSFFTFMDGLFSLSSMKQLEKQVQKIAAITVAQAMTPNPVFVQPDTDIEVVAHLMVDKGFHTIPVLRGEKLVGIVGKEDILRTLIPKQNIS; from the coding sequence ATGCTCAAAGTAAAAGATATTATGACAACAGAACTAATTACCGTCTTGCCGGAGACTGAGGTCTTGCAGGCAGCAAAGCTTCTTTTAGAAAACCGTATCAACGGAGTCCCGGTTGTGGACAAAGCTGGGAAACTAGTTGGAATCTTATGCCAGAGTGATTTGATTGCGCAGCAGAAAAGGCTTCCGATCCCCTCTTTTTTCACATTTATGGATGGACTGTTTTCATTGTCATCCATGAAACAACTCGAAAAACAAGTTCAAAAAATCGCCGCCATCACCGTGGCTCAAGCTATGACACCAAATCCGGTCTTTGTCCAACCGGATACGGACATTGAGGTGGTCGCCCATCTGATGGTGGATAAAGGTTTTCATACCATTCCTGTGTTGCGGGGGGAAAAGCTTGTGGGTATTGTGGGCAAAGAAGATATTCTCAGGACCCTGATACCTAAACAGAACATTTCATGA
- a CDS encoding NAD(P)/FAD-dependent oxidoreductase: protein MSVATATRKNTDYDVIIVGGGPAGLFAAHYLCEHSDLQVLIIEKGKGPLKRKCPMHDNRQCMRCKPCAILCGVGGAGLFSDGKLNYIHKLGKTDLTQFMPASKAQELIDETEQLFNRFGMDGPVYPTSMEEARSIRKKAKRHGIDLLIIKQKHIGSDRLPEHIAGIADDIKSKGVTIHTSEEARDVIVENGRAKGVVTNRRKYFSNYIILAPGRAGSDWIGSLAHKYGLGLTQRGIEVGVRVEVHSDIMQDLCEVIYDPTFFIQTLKYDDQTRTFCTNHRGFVSIESYKNFVCVNGHAYKHKSSESTNFAFLSKVILTEPVTDNHAYGKSIGSLAALIGDGKPILQRFGDLKRGRRSTWPRIKKGYIEPTLTNVVCGDIAMALPERILTNIIEGLDKLSCVVPGVSNDETLLYAPEIKFFATQIDSSKELETKIKGMYIAGDGPGVAGNIVSASATGLIPAKAIIDKTQT, encoded by the coding sequence ATGTCTGTTGCCACTGCCACCCGAAAGAATACAGACTATGATGTCATCATTGTGGGCGGGGGGCCTGCCGGCCTGTTTGCAGCCCATTATCTGTGCGAGCACTCCGACCTTCAAGTCCTCATCATCGAAAAAGGTAAAGGCCCGCTGAAACGCAAATGCCCGATGCACGACAACCGGCAATGCATGCGGTGTAAGCCGTGCGCTATCCTGTGCGGTGTCGGCGGAGCAGGACTATTTTCCGACGGCAAGCTGAACTACATTCACAAGTTGGGCAAGACCGATCTTACCCAGTTCATGCCGGCTTCCAAAGCCCAGGAACTGATTGATGAGACCGAACAATTATTCAACAGATTCGGGATGGACGGCCCGGTTTATCCGACCAGCATGGAAGAAGCCAGGAGCATCCGCAAAAAAGCCAAGCGGCACGGAATCGACCTTTTAATCATCAAACAAAAACACATCGGCAGTGATCGTTTGCCTGAACATATTGCGGGTATCGCTGATGACATCAAGTCCAAAGGCGTGACCATTCACACCTCAGAAGAGGCCAGGGACGTCATTGTCGAAAACGGCCGGGCCAAGGGTGTCGTTACCAACAGAAGAAAATACTTTTCAAATTACATTATCCTGGCCCCGGGCCGGGCCGGATCGGATTGGATCGGAAGTCTGGCGCATAAATACGGGCTCGGCCTGACACAAAGAGGCATTGAGGTGGGTGTGCGCGTGGAAGTCCACAGTGATATTATGCAGGATCTGTGCGAGGTCATCTACGACCCCACTTTTTTTATACAGACATTAAAATATGATGATCAGACCCGGACGTTTTGCACCAATCACAGGGGCTTTGTTTCTATCGAAAGTTACAAAAACTTTGTTTGTGTCAACGGGCATGCTTACAAGCATAAAAGCTCCGAGAGTACGAACTTTGCGTTCCTGTCCAAGGTGATCCTGACCGAACCGGTAACCGACAACCATGCTTACGGCAAGTCCATCGGCAGTTTGGCCGCCCTGATCGGCGACGGCAAGCCCATCCTCCAGCGCTTTGGAGACCTCAAACGCGGCCGGCGCAGCACCTGGCCCAGGATCAAAAAGGGTTACATCGAACCGACCCTGACCAACGTGGTCTGCGGCGATATTGCCATGGCCCTGCCCGAAAGAATTTTAACGAACATCATCGAAGGTCTGGATAAGCTTAGCTGCGTTGTGCCCGGTGTGTCCAACGACGAAACCCTGTTGTATGCGCCGGAAATCAAGTTTTTTGCAACCCAGATCGATTCCAGCAAAGAATTGGAAACAAAGATCAAAGGAATGTATATCGCCGGCGACGGGCCGGGAGTCGCCGGAAACATTGTTTCCGCCAGCGCCACCGGGCTGATACCCGCCAAAGCCATTATTGACAAAACCCAGACTTAG
- the ade gene encoding adenine deaminase — MNLYEMIRSARGQKEIDLLLTNTRMINVFSGEIVSGNIAVANGHIVGFGRYPAKITVDLGGRFVAPGFVDAHVHIESAMTCITEFARAILPLGTTTVVADPHEIANVLGTRGINYMLRSAENQPMNVYFSLPSCVPATNMETSGATLSAYDLLPFMSHHRILALAEMMNAPGVINQDPDILLKIENAKTQRKPVDGHAPGLSGHDLYAYIIAGISSDHECTTAAEAQEKLAAGMYIMIREGSAAKNLDALLPIVNPYTARRLMWCTDDRHPQDLLENGHIDALVRQAIRSGLDPVIAIQMATLNPAEYFGLKDAGAIVPGRQADLVVFSDLNAPVIEAVYRNGVLVAENGEILPEIEKPDPIPCPPSMNVDLERIDFAIPLKSGRIRVIEIIPDQIMTRQQIEDPPTSGSLAVSDPARDLLKLAVIERHRGFGNIGKAFVRGFGLKQGALASSVAHDSHNIIVVGTNDEDMQAAVQAVVNMGGGLAAASSGEIRADLPLPIAGLMSAEPVQTVKKKLDRLIRVAREFGAILPYPFMTLSFLALPVIPELKITDKGLVDVKRFEVVPLFVE; from the coding sequence ATGAATCTTTATGAAATGATCCGATCGGCCCGCGGTCAAAAAGAGATTGATCTGCTTTTGACCAACACCCGCATGATTAATGTCTTCTCAGGGGAAATCGTTTCAGGAAACATTGCCGTGGCCAACGGCCATATCGTCGGCTTCGGCCGATATCCTGCCAAAATTACGGTTGATCTCGGCGGGCGTTTTGTGGCTCCGGGGTTCGTCGACGCCCACGTCCATATCGAAAGCGCCATGACCTGTATTACCGAATTTGCCCGGGCCATACTTCCTCTAGGGACAACAACCGTGGTGGCAGACCCCCATGAAATCGCCAATGTCTTAGGCACCAGGGGCATCAACTACATGCTGCGTTCGGCTGAAAACCAGCCGATGAACGTCTATTTTTCGCTGCCCTCGTGCGTCCCTGCCACCAACATGGAAACTTCGGGAGCCACACTCTCTGCCTATGATCTTTTGCCGTTCATGAGCCACCATCGAATTTTGGCCCTGGCGGAAATGATGAACGCTCCGGGCGTCATCAACCAGGACCCGGATATTTTGCTCAAAATCGAAAACGCCAAAACACAACGCAAACCGGTTGACGGTCATGCCCCCGGACTTAGCGGACATGATCTATATGCCTATATTATCGCCGGAATATCCAGCGACCATGAATGCACCACGGCCGCCGAAGCGCAGGAAAAATTAGCTGCCGGCATGTATATCATGATCCGGGAGGGCTCCGCGGCCAAGAATCTTGATGCCCTGCTTCCGATTGTCAACCCTTACACCGCCCGTCGCCTGATGTGGTGCACGGACGACCGCCATCCCCAGGATCTGCTGGAAAACGGGCACATCGATGCGCTGGTTCGCCAGGCCATTCGTTCAGGTTTGGATCCGGTGATCGCCATCCAGATGGCCACCCTCAACCCGGCTGAATATTTCGGCCTCAAGGATGCCGGCGCCATCGTACCGGGCCGGCAGGCGGATCTGGTGGTTTTCTCAGACTTAAACGCCCCGGTAATAGAAGCGGTCTATCGCAACGGTGTCCTGGTGGCCGAAAACGGCGAAATCTTGCCGGAAATTGAAAAACCGGACCCGATCCCCTGCCCTCCGTCCATGAACGTCGATCTTGAACGCATCGATTTTGCAATCCCGCTGAAATCGGGGCGCATCCGGGTCATCGAGATCATTCCCGATCAAATTATGACCCGCCAGCAGATTGAGGACCCGCCGACATCCGGAAGTCTGGCCGTCTCCGATCCGGCACGCGATCTTTTAAAACTCGCCGTGATTGAACGCCACCGCGGCTTCGGTAATATCGGCAAGGCCTTTGTCAGGGGGTTCGGCCTCAAGCAAGGCGCCCTGGCATCCAGCGTGGCCCATGATTCTCACAATATCATCGTTGTGGGAACAAATGATGAAGACATGCAAGCGGCCGTACAGGCAGTCGTTAACATGGGCGGCGGCCTGGCAGCAGCCTCAAGCGGTGAAATCCGCGCCGATCTGCCGCTTCCCATCGCCGGCCTCATGTCCGCAGAACCGGTTCAAACGGTAAAGAAAAAACTGGACAGGCTCATCCGGGTCGCCCGTGAGTTCGGGGCAATCCTGCCCTATCCGTTTATGACCCTCTCATTTCTGGCACTGCCGGTGATTCCGGAGCTTAAAATCACCGACAAAGGGTTGGTGGATGTTAAGCGCTTCGAAGTGGTGCCCCTGTTCGTGGAATAA
- a CDS encoding TetR/AcrR family transcriptional regulator, with protein MRPTNSECKQRILSDVIPIFAKMGYNQVTMREIAAKAGIAPGSLYHHSAYDTPCWIQKASILLRCLKKTSSKG; from the coding sequence ATGCGACCCACAAATTCAGAATGCAAACAGCGAATTTTATCAGATGTCATCCCCATCTTTGCAAAGATGGGCTATAATCAGGTCACCATGCGGGAAATTGCCGCCAAAGCGGGGATCGCTCCCGGTTCGCTGTATCACCATTCCGCATACGATACGCCGTGCTGGATCCAAAAAGCCTCTATTTTGTTGCGCTGCTTGAAGAAAACAAGCTCAAAGGGGTAA
- a CDS encoding HlyD family secretion protein has translation MRYAVLDPKSLYFVALLEENKLKGVTPGNAVTIRVDAYPNQKYKGVVSQVLPASAATFALAPRDISAGEFTKVAQRIPVRIDITDGDISVLQVGLSGEVEIRRKGS, from the coding sequence ATACGATACGCCGTGCTGGATCCAAAAAGCCTCTATTTTGTTGCGCTGCTTGAAGAAAACAAGCTCAAAGGGGTAACTCCGGGCAATGCGGTTACCATAAGGGTCGATGCATACCCGAATCAAAAGTACAAGGGCGTCGTCAGCCAGGTGCTTCCGGCGTCCGCCGCAACGTTTGCCCTTGCGCCCCGCGACATATCCGCGGGTGAATTTACCAAGGTGGCACAGCGGATACCGGTGCGCATCGATATCACCGACGGCGATATCAGTGTGCTGCAGGTCGGCTTGAGCGGGGAAGTGGAAATCCGGCGGAAAGGATCATGA
- a CDS encoding efflux transporter outer membrane subunit, with protein sequence MKHRISEIISLSLILLVVTACNPFRPKVRPSPAGELPRTFSLYTSESDPAKRWWEEFNDSDLNTLITTALSDNLTLKEAWARLNQVRSLAVQAGAALYPDLTGNAGASYTRQRSGNGTRKTVSNEDYSLGVVSSYELDLWGRIRSGRESALLEASAAREDLNAAAMTLAAEVAGRWVNIIAHRMQKQLLERQLQTNLTYLELIELRFRAAMVSALDVYQQKQVVEDILAEIPLVEAREQLLRHDLAVLLGKPPQTFIKISREDLPKPAEIPATGLPADLLSARPDLRAAGMRLWAADWQLAAARADRLPAIGLTAQARYGGGDADVLFDNWLLSLAGNLTAPIFDGKRRAAEVDRRLAVVDENLSAYRQTVLTAIKEVEDALVSESKQREHIKGLEQVTATARKALKEAGNRYRKGLTDYLPVLTQLLKVQGLERDLIQQQANLLGARISLYRALGGTWTESLNPFAR encoded by the coding sequence ATGAAGCATCGGATAAGTGAAATTATCAGTTTAAGCCTTATCCTCCTTGTCGTGACAGCCTGCAATCCGTTTAGACCCAAGGTGAGGCCGTCGCCGGCAGGTGAATTGCCGCGCACGTTTTCGCTGTATACGTCGGAATCCGACCCGGCCAAACGGTGGTGGGAAGAATTTAATGATTCTGATCTCAACACGCTGATCACCACAGCACTCTCCGACAACTTAACCTTGAAAGAAGCCTGGGCGCGGCTCAATCAAGTCCGGTCCCTGGCTGTTCAGGCCGGTGCGGCACTTTATCCGGACCTGACAGGAAATGCCGGGGCTTCTTATACACGGCAACGGTCCGGCAACGGCACCCGCAAAACCGTATCGAATGAAGATTATTCCCTGGGGGTTGTCAGCAGCTATGAACTGGATCTCTGGGGGCGTATCCGGTCCGGGCGGGAATCCGCCCTGCTGGAGGCGTCCGCCGCCCGGGAAGATTTGAATGCGGCTGCAATGACCCTGGCGGCTGAAGTTGCCGGGCGCTGGGTAAACATTATTGCCCACAGGATGCAAAAACAGCTTTTGGAACGGCAGCTTCAAACCAACCTGACATACCTGGAACTTATCGAGCTGAGGTTCCGGGCGGCAATGGTGTCGGCACTGGATGTTTATCAACAAAAACAAGTTGTTGAAGACATCCTGGCCGAAATCCCGCTGGTCGAGGCCCGGGAGCAGTTGCTCAGGCATGACCTGGCAGTGTTGCTGGGGAAACCGCCGCAGACTTTTATAAAGATCAGCCGTGAAGACTTGCCGAAACCGGCCGAGATCCCGGCAACCGGACTGCCGGCCGATCTGCTGTCGGCCCGTCCGGATTTGCGGGCGGCCGGGATGCGCCTGTGGGCGGCGGACTGGCAACTGGCGGCCGCGCGTGCCGACCGGCTGCCGGCGATCGGCCTGACGGCTCAGGCCCGCTACGGCGGAGGCGATGCGGACGTGCTTTTCGATAACTGGCTGCTCAGCCTGGCGGGCAATCTGACCGCACCGATATTCGACGGCAAACGACGGGCGGCCGAAGTGGACCGCCGGCTGGCGGTTGTGGATGAAAACTTGTCGGCATACCGGCAAACGGTTTTAACGGCCATCAAGGAAGTCGAAGATGCGCTGGTCAGCGAGTCCAAGCAGCGGGAGCACATCAAGGGACTCGAGCAGGTTACGGCCACTGCGCGTAAGGCCCTAAAGGAGGCCGGGAATCGCTATCGTAAAGGACTTACCGACTATCTGCCGGTGTTGACCCAGTTGTTAAAAGTTCAGGGGCTCGAGAGGGATTTAATCCAGCAGCAGGCGAACCTGCTGGGTGCCCGCATCAGCCTCTATCGCGCCCTGGGCGGAACATGGACGGAATCGCTGAACCCGTTTGCCCGTTAG
- a CDS encoding efflux RND transporter periplasmic adaptor subunit → MKMADNAQSNMLPEKQPNPGGSPRPIVRILLALVILSIGAGTAAYLKNSAPRTQKRPPAKLSPTVQVETVQPCGYQVVVTAMGTVIPASKLVLKSRVSGEIVGIHPEFTEGGFFKKDMKVLQIDPVDYELALVRKRSAVAEAEYALKLELGHQAVAKREWELLSGSQPAQELEEELVLRKPHLDKAGASLAAAEADLRSAMLDLNRTHITVPFNAMVRLKSVDLGSQVTPQDAMAELVGTDAYRIQVSIPVDRLEWIKIPGQAGDSGSKARIIYGQGHECDGIVIRLMGDLSDEGRMARILVEVADPLGLNTPEKDRAPLLIGEYVRVKIEGRRLDGVFKIPRTALRDNSSVWIAGEKQTLEIRKVRPVWRDADLVLLQDGLKPGERLIVSDLAAAVEGMAVRVDALKSETRSDLSAINKAGGE, encoded by the coding sequence ATGAAAATGGCGGATAATGCGCAAAGCAATATGTTGCCCGAAAAACAGCCGAACCCCGGCGGAAGTCCGCGACCCATCGTCAGGATTCTCCTAGCGCTTGTCATCCTCAGCATCGGTGCGGGTACGGCAGCTTACCTAAAAAACAGTGCGCCCCGAACCCAGAAGCGGCCGCCGGCCAAGTTGAGTCCGACGGTTCAGGTCGAAACCGTACAGCCCTGCGGATACCAGGTTGTCGTAACGGCCATGGGAACCGTTATTCCTGCCAGCAAGCTGGTGCTGAAGTCCCGCGTGTCCGGAGAAATCGTCGGCATCCATCCCGAATTCACGGAAGGCGGGTTTTTTAAAAAAGACATGAAAGTGCTCCAGATCGATCCTGTGGACTACGAACTGGCCCTGGTGCGCAAGCGGAGCGCTGTAGCCGAGGCCGAGTATGCCCTGAAACTGGAACTGGGCCATCAGGCCGTGGCCAAGCGTGAATGGGAGCTGTTAAGCGGATCTCAACCGGCGCAAGAACTGGAAGAAGAACTGGTGCTGCGCAAACCCCATCTGGACAAAGCCGGAGCGAGCCTGGCGGCGGCCGAGGCCGACCTTAGATCGGCCATGCTGGATCTTAATCGAACCCATATCACGGTGCCGTTTAATGCCATGGTTCGTTTGAAATCGGTGGATCTTGGATCTCAGGTGACGCCGCAGGATGCGATGGCCGAACTGGTAGGGACCGATGCATACAGAATCCAGGTATCCATACCGGTCGATCGACTTGAATGGATTAAAATCCCCGGTCAAGCCGGCGATTCGGGTTCCAAAGCCCGGATCATTTACGGCCAGGGTCATGAATGCGACGGTATCGTTATCAGGCTTATGGGGGATCTGTCGGACGAAGGGCGCATGGCCCGCATTCTGGTGGAGGTCGCGGACCCGCTGGGCTTGAACACTCCCGAGAAGGACCGCGCGCCGCTTTTGATCGGCGAGTACGTCCGGGTAAAAATCGAAGGCCGCAGACTCGACGGCGTATTTAAAATTCCGCGCACCGCCCTGAGGGACAATTCAAGCGTCTGGATCGCCGGCGAAAAGCAAACACTGGAAATCCGCAAGGTGCGTCCGGTCTGGCGTGACGCCGACCTTGTCCTGCTGCAAGACGGCTTGAAACCCGGAGAACGGCTGATTGTTTCGGATCTGGCGGCAGCGGTGGAGGGCATGGCGGTGCGGGTCGATGCTTTGAAATCCGAAACAAGGAGCGACCTGTCTGCGATTAACAAGGCAGGAGGGGAGTAG